The Bubalus bubalis isolate 160015118507 breed Murrah chromosome 16, NDDB_SH_1, whole genome shotgun sequence genome window below encodes:
- the LOC102392656 gene encoding LOW QUALITY PROTEIN: hemoglobin subunit epsilon-4 (The sequence of the model RefSeq protein was modified relative to this genomic sequence to represent the inferred CDS: substituted 1 base at 1 genomic stop codon), which produces MVHFTTEEKAAVASLWAKVNVXVVGGESLARLLIVYPWTQRFFDSFGNLYSESAIMGNPMVKAHGRKVLNSFGNAIKHTNDLKGTFADLSELHCDKLHVDPENFRLLGNMILIVLVTHFSKEFTPQMQAAWQKLTNAVANALVHKYH; this is translated from the exons ATGGTGCATTTTACTACCGAGGAGAAGGCTGCTGTTGCTAGTCTCTGGGCCAAAGTGAATGTGTAGGTGGTCGGCGGTGAGAGCCTGGCAAG GCTCCTGATCGTCTACCCATGGACTCAGAGGTTCTTTGACAGTTTTGGTAACTTATACTCTGAGTCTGCGATAATGGGCAACCCCATGGTCAAAGCCCATGGCAGGAAGGTGCTGAACTCCTTTGGAAATGCCATTAAGCACACGAATGACCTCAAGGGAACCTTTGCAGATCTAAGTGAGCTGCACTGTGACAAGTTGCATGTGGATCCCGAGAACTTCAGG CTCCTAGGCAACATGATATTGATTGTCTTGGTAACCCACTTCAGCAAGGAATTTACTCCGCAGATGCAGGCTGCCTGGCAAAAGCTGACAAATGCTGTGGCTAATGCTCTGGTCCACAAGTACCACTAG